From a single Streptomyces rubradiris genomic region:
- a CDS encoding Zn-dependent alcohol dehydrogenase gives MRAAVLHEIGREKLEVLDDVEAVGFGPGKVRIRVRATGLCHSDLSAMNGVLPQPAPFVPGHEGAGEIVDVGDGVAHLKPGDRVLLCWLPACGSCPACRRGQTQLCLAGFMNAGTPNFRRSGGDVFGFAGTGTFAEEVVVDAGCAVPIPEDVPFDIAALIGCGVTTGLGAALNTADVTAGSSVAVIGCGGVGISVVQGARLKGAAEIVAVDPVASRRESALRFGATRAVAPEELADAKQRITGGEGFDYVFEVVGKSATARTAYETTRRGGTLVVVGAGALDDHLRLNMFELFFDEKRILPSLYGGGDVLRSYERAIALWRAGRVDLAGLITHRVPLTGINEALDQMRTGTALRTCIEI, from the coding sequence ATGCGCGCCGCCGTACTGCACGAGATCGGCCGGGAGAAGCTGGAGGTCCTCGACGACGTCGAGGCGGTGGGCTTCGGCCCCGGCAAGGTCAGGATCCGGGTGCGCGCCACCGGCCTGTGCCACTCGGACCTGTCCGCGATGAACGGGGTGCTGCCCCAGCCGGCCCCCTTCGTGCCCGGCCACGAGGGCGCCGGGGAGATCGTGGACGTGGGTGACGGGGTGGCGCACCTGAAGCCCGGCGACCGGGTGCTGCTGTGCTGGCTGCCGGCCTGCGGGAGCTGCCCGGCCTGCAGACGCGGGCAGACCCAGCTGTGTCTGGCCGGGTTCATGAACGCGGGCACCCCCAACTTCCGCCGCTCCGGCGGCGACGTCTTCGGCTTCGCGGGCACCGGCACCTTCGCCGAGGAGGTCGTGGTCGACGCCGGCTGCGCGGTGCCCATCCCCGAGGACGTGCCCTTCGACATCGCCGCGCTGATCGGCTGCGGGGTGACGACCGGACTCGGCGCCGCCCTCAACACCGCCGATGTGACGGCCGGTTCGTCGGTCGCCGTCATCGGATGCGGAGGCGTGGGCATCTCCGTCGTCCAGGGGGCGCGGCTGAAGGGCGCCGCCGAGATCGTCGCCGTGGACCCGGTCGCCTCCCGGCGGGAGTCCGCCCTCCGCTTCGGCGCCACCCGGGCCGTCGCACCGGAGGAACTCGCCGACGCCAAGCAGCGGATCACCGGCGGCGAGGGCTTCGACTACGTCTTCGAGGTCGTCGGGAAGTCCGCCACCGCCCGCACCGCCTACGAGACCACCCGGCGCGGCGGCACCCTCGTCGTGGTCGGCGCCGGCGCCCTGGACGACCACCTCCGGCTGAACATGTTCGAGCTGTTCTTCGACGAGAAGCGCATCCTGCCGTCCCTGTACGGCGGCGGGGACGTGCTGCGCTCCTACGAGCGCGCGATCGCCCTGTGGCGGGCCGGCCGCGTCGACCTGGCCGGCCTGATCACCCACCGGGTGCCGCTCACCGGGATCAACGAGGCGCTGGACCAGATGCGCACCGGCACCGCCCTGCGCACCTGCATCGAGATCTGA
- a CDS encoding sensor histidine kinase, which yields MTGWRGPRDRRAARQKAMDRWRARRACARTARQARRAEGKSGIGHPGPPPTGFSLLPWLLLGMGAFSNVLQGETPNPWIGVLGLLAFNSLYVHVTFRAFDRAKRESVSNRVALGLLFLVTTGLALGYGGNWLMFFPLLGLATGATLRGPWVGRAGLLLTLYAGAICWLRAGWDEATGMAYATFLSSMVTAAILGLSEAVRELRAAREELARRAVEKERLRFSRDLHDLLGHTLSVVVVKSEAARRLASRDLDAALAQVADIETVGRQALTEIREAVTGYREGSLATELTRARSALSAASVRPVVRQLGTPLAPETEALLGWVVREAVTNVVRHSDATRCEITVESAAERVRLTVTDNGTGPFGGGGGDAPGGAGTDTSTSFSEDGRAPLRGVVGGTGLKGLTERLAAAGGSLTAGPAPRGGFTVTAVLPVGADELTHTG from the coding sequence ATGACGGGGTGGCGCGGACCACGGGACCGGCGGGCGGCCCGGCAGAAGGCGATGGACCGGTGGCGGGCGCGGCGCGCGTGCGCCCGGACCGCGCGACAAGCCCGGCGGGCGGAGGGGAAGTCCGGCATCGGCCATCCGGGCCCGCCGCCCACCGGTTTCTCCCTGCTGCCCTGGCTGCTGCTGGGCATGGGCGCCTTCTCCAATGTGCTCCAGGGGGAGACGCCGAACCCCTGGATCGGCGTCCTGGGCCTGCTGGCCTTCAACTCCCTCTACGTCCATGTCACCTTCCGCGCGTTCGACCGGGCCAAGCGGGAGTCGGTGTCCAACCGGGTGGCCCTGGGACTGCTCTTCCTGGTCACCACGGGACTCGCCCTCGGCTACGGCGGCAACTGGCTGATGTTCTTCCCGCTGCTGGGCCTGGCCACCGGGGCCACCCTGCGCGGGCCGTGGGTGGGCCGGGCCGGGTTGCTGCTCACCCTGTACGCGGGGGCGATCTGCTGGCTGCGGGCCGGCTGGGACGAGGCGACCGGCATGGCCTACGCCACGTTCCTGTCCAGCATGGTGACCGCCGCGATCCTCGGCCTGTCCGAGGCGGTACGGGAACTGCGGGCCGCCCGCGAGGAACTGGCGCGGCGCGCGGTGGAGAAGGAGCGGCTGCGCTTCTCCCGGGATCTGCACGACCTGCTCGGGCACACGCTTTCCGTGGTCGTGGTGAAGTCGGAGGCGGCCCGCCGGCTGGCCTCCCGCGACCTGGACGCGGCGCTGGCGCAGGTCGCGGACATCGAGACGGTGGGCCGGCAGGCGCTCACCGAGATACGGGAGGCGGTGACCGGCTACCGCGAGGGCAGCCTCGCCACCGAGCTGACCCGGGCCCGGTCGGCGCTGTCCGCGGCGAGCGTACGGCCGGTGGTCCGCCAGCTGGGCACACCGCTCGCCCCGGAGACCGAGGCACTGCTCGGCTGGGTGGTCCGCGAGGCGGTCACCAACGTCGTCCGCCACAGCGACGCCACCCGCTGCGAGATCACCGTCGAGTCGGCCGCCGAACGGGTACGCCTGACAGTGACGGACAACGGCACGGGCCCCTTTGGGGGCGGGGGCGGGGACGCCCCCGGCGGTGCGGGTACGGACACGTCCACGAGCTTCTCCGAAGACGGGCGCGCTCCCCTGCGCGGGGTCGTCGGCGGTACCGGGCTGAAGGGGCTGACCGAGCGGCTCGCGGCGGCGGGCGGTTCCCTGACGGCCGGTCCCGCGCCGCGCGGCGGCTTCACGGTCACGGCCGTCCTGCCCGTCGGCGCCGACGAGTTGACGCACACGGGGTGA
- a CDS encoding MaoC/PaaZ C-terminal domain-containing protein: protein MPIDAAQALAAAPRTGEITWDHKDVQLYHLGIGAGHPATDPDELRYTLESRLRVLPSFATVAGNGSPGVISGLSMPGIDVDLARVLHGGQSIEVHRPLPVRGTATATGRIAAVHDKGTAAVLVMRTEVADADGPLWTSDARIFVRGEGGWGGDRGPSGRLDPPAGDPDRTVERPIREDQALLYRLSGDWNPLHADPDFAKRAGFDRPILHGLCTYGMTLKAVVDTLLDGDVTRVRGYHTRFAGVVFPGETLRIRMWREESRVRAEAGAVERDDAPVLADTVVEHS from the coding sequence ATGCCCATCGACGCAGCGCAGGCCCTCGCGGCCGCACCCCGGACCGGCGAGATCACCTGGGACCACAAGGACGTACAGCTCTACCACCTCGGCATCGGCGCCGGACACCCCGCCACCGACCCCGACGAGCTGCGCTACACCCTGGAGTCCCGGCTGCGCGTCCTGCCGAGCTTCGCCACCGTCGCGGGCAACGGCTCGCCCGGTGTGATCAGCGGGCTGTCCATGCCGGGGATCGACGTCGACCTGGCACGCGTCCTGCACGGCGGGCAGAGCATCGAGGTCCACCGCCCCCTCCCGGTACGGGGCACCGCCACCGCCACCGGCCGGATCGCCGCCGTCCACGACAAGGGCACCGCCGCCGTCCTGGTCATGCGCACCGAGGTCGCCGACGCCGACGGCCCGCTGTGGACCAGCGACGCCCGGATCTTCGTCCGCGGCGAGGGCGGCTGGGGCGGCGACCGCGGCCCCTCCGGCCGGCTCGACCCGCCCGCCGGTGACCCCGACCGGACCGTCGAGCGCCCGATCCGCGAGGACCAGGCCCTGCTCTACCGCCTCAGCGGCGACTGGAACCCGCTGCACGCCGACCCCGACTTCGCCAAGCGCGCCGGATTCGACCGGCCCATCCTGCACGGGCTGTGCACCTACGGCATGACGCTCAAGGCGGTCGTGGACACGCTGCTCGACGGGGACGTGACCCGCGTGCGTGGTTACCACACCCGGTTCGCCGGAGTCGTGTTCCCGGGCGAGACCCTGCGCATCCGGATGTGGCGGGAGGAGAGCCGGGTGCGGGCGGAGGCCGGCGCCGTGGAGCGGGACGACGCGCCGGTGCTCGCCGACACGGTCGTGGAGCACTCCTGA
- a CDS encoding response regulator transcription factor: MSDTPGKQRSAAPIRVLLAEDQGMMRGALALLLGMEEDIEVVAELGSGDGIVDTVLARRADVALLDIELPGTSGLDAAAELRTRAPGCRVLILTTFGRPGYLRRAMEAGAAGFLVKDGPVEELAAAIRRVLAGETVVDPVLAAAALSAGPNPLTPRECEVLKASADGATVADIATRLRLSESTIRNYLSSAIGKTGTRNRTEALREARQQGWL; the protein is encoded by the coding sequence ATGAGTGACACGCCCGGGAAGCAGCGCTCGGCCGCCCCCATCCGGGTGTTGCTCGCCGAGGATCAGGGGATGATGCGCGGCGCGCTCGCCCTGTTGCTCGGGATGGAGGAGGACATCGAGGTCGTGGCCGAGCTGGGCTCGGGCGACGGGATCGTGGACACCGTGCTCGCGCGGCGCGCGGACGTGGCCCTGCTGGACATCGAGCTGCCCGGGACGAGCGGGCTGGACGCGGCGGCCGAGCTGCGGACGCGGGCGCCCGGGTGCCGGGTGCTGATCCTGACCACCTTCGGCCGGCCCGGATACCTGCGCCGGGCCATGGAGGCCGGTGCCGCCGGTTTCCTCGTCAAGGACGGGCCGGTGGAGGAGCTGGCCGCGGCGATCCGGCGGGTGCTCGCCGGAGAGACCGTGGTGGATCCCGTACTGGCCGCCGCCGCGCTCAGCGCCGGGCCCAATCCGCTGACCCCTCGGGAGTGCGAGGTGCTGAAGGCGTCCGCGGACGGGGCGACCGTCGCCGATATCGCCACCCGGCTGAGGCTGTCCGAGTCCACCATCCGCAACTACCTCTCCTCCGCGATCGGCAAGACCGGCACCCGCAACCGGACCGAGGCGCTGCGCGAGGCCCGGCAGCAGGGCTGGCTGTGA
- a CDS encoding 3-oxoacyl-ACP reductase, whose translation MTLPLEGRSAIVTGAGRGLGRAEALELARLGAAVVVNDYGQPGRDGSGAASAGPAEQVAAEIRAAGGTAVAHTGDVADFRQAGELVELAADAFGKLDILVNNAGILRDRMVFSMSEEEWDAVIRVHLKGHFNTTRFAAAHWRQRSKAAGEPVYGRIVNTSSEAFVAGSAGQPNYAAAKGGIVGLTTSTALALAKYGVTANVICPRARTRMTEDVFAGFGPPAEGLDPLAPEHVAPLVGYLASPAAAGVNGRLFVVHGGMVAVLDRPRVRAKYDSERETFTYDELDALLTPYFAGRPAGETFAAAEVLSLKRG comes from the coding sequence ATGACACTGCCACTAGAGGGACGTTCCGCGATCGTCACCGGCGCCGGGCGCGGGCTCGGCCGGGCCGAGGCGCTGGAACTCGCCCGGCTCGGCGCGGCCGTCGTCGTCAACGACTACGGGCAGCCCGGCCGGGACGGCTCCGGTGCCGCGTCCGCGGGGCCCGCCGAACAGGTCGCGGCGGAGATCCGGGCGGCCGGCGGCACGGCCGTCGCGCACACCGGGGACGTCGCCGACTTCCGGCAGGCCGGGGAACTGGTCGAGCTGGCGGCCGATGCGTTCGGGAAGCTGGACATCCTCGTCAACAACGCCGGCATCCTGCGCGACCGCATGGTCTTCTCCATGTCGGAGGAGGAGTGGGACGCGGTGATCCGCGTCCATCTGAAAGGGCACTTCAACACCACCCGGTTCGCCGCCGCGCACTGGCGGCAGCGGTCCAAGGCGGCGGGGGAGCCGGTGTACGGGCGGATCGTGAACACCTCCTCGGAGGCGTTCGTCGCCGGATCCGCCGGCCAGCCCAACTACGCGGCGGCCAAGGGCGGGATCGTCGGCCTGACCACCTCCACGGCCCTCGCCCTCGCCAAGTACGGCGTCACGGCCAACGTCATCTGCCCGCGCGCCCGGACCCGGATGACCGAGGACGTCTTCGCGGGCTTCGGACCGCCGGCGGAGGGGCTGGACCCGCTCGCCCCCGAGCACGTCGCCCCGCTCGTCGGCTATCTGGCCTCACCGGCCGCCGCCGGGGTCAACGGCCGGCTGTTCGTCGTCCACGGCGGCATGGTGGCCGTGCTGGACCGGCCCCGGGTGCGGGCGAAGTACGACAGCGAGCGGGAGACGTTCACCTACGACGAACTCGACGCGCTGCTCACTCCGTACTTCGCCGGGCGGCCGGCGGGGGAGACGTTCGCGGCGGCGGAGGTGCTGTCGCTCAAGCGCGGGTGA